One genomic region from Streptomyces sp. NBC_01431 encodes:
- a CDS encoding ubiquitin-like domain-containing protein: protein MSNSQGSHRAVRGSHRAASATATPPFGFQSFGHDDYAPPYADGEARYGEARYDGTRYDGARTGDAHIAETHIAPAPFPGPRTAPAPPGAGGGGRAGSRRAARRRRARGGPDALRRLVPQALVVAFLAGGTSAFVVSDKAVRLTVDGVPRSMHTFAGSVDELLADEHVPVGAHDLVAPGPGAELVGGDEVVVRYGRPVQLTLDGQRRQAWTTARTVEGALRQLGVRAEGAHLSVARSLEIGRAGLALDVRTERSVTFLADGRQRTIRTNAATVTEAAQEAGITLQGQDTTSVPPTSFPRDGQTVTVMRITGTREVREEQIAFDTEKTKDSTLFKGTQVVVRQGQSGVRKVTYALRTVNGVKQKPKKISEEIVREPVTQQIKVGTKALPASVGGADHLDWGSLAHCESGGRPGALDPSGTYGGLYQFDAGTWHALGGSGRPEQAPAGEQTFRAKKLFVKRGASPWPHCGRRLYR, encoded by the coding sequence GTGAGCAATTCGCAGGGCAGTCACCGTGCCGTACGCGGCAGTCACCGGGCCGCGAGCGCCACGGCAACGCCCCCCTTCGGCTTCCAGTCGTTCGGCCACGACGACTACGCGCCCCCGTACGCCGACGGTGAAGCGCGGTACGGCGAAGCGCGGTACGACGGGACGAGGTATGACGGGGCCCGCACCGGCGACGCCCACATCGCCGAGACCCACATCGCCCCGGCCCCGTTTCCCGGGCCCCGTACGGCGCCGGCGCCCCCGGGGGCGGGCGGCGGGGGGCGGGCCGGGTCGCGCCGGGCGGCGCGGCGGCGCCGGGCACGGGGCGGGCCGGACGCGCTGCGCCGCCTCGTTCCGCAGGCCCTGGTCGTCGCGTTCCTCGCCGGGGGCACCTCCGCCTTCGTCGTCAGCGACAAGGCGGTCAGGCTCACCGTCGACGGCGTCCCGCGCTCCATGCACACCTTCGCGGGCAGCGTCGATGAACTCCTCGCCGACGAGCACGTTCCGGTCGGCGCGCACGACCTCGTCGCGCCGGGCCCCGGTGCCGAGCTCGTCGGAGGCGACGAGGTGGTGGTCCGCTACGGCCGCCCCGTCCAGCTCACCCTCGACGGGCAGCGCCGCCAGGCGTGGACGACCGCCCGCACCGTCGAAGGCGCGCTGCGCCAGCTCGGCGTGCGTGCCGAGGGCGCCCATCTGTCGGTGGCCCGCTCCCTGGAGATCGGCCGCGCGGGGCTCGCCCTGGACGTACGCACCGAACGCTCGGTGACCTTCCTCGCCGACGGCCGTCAGCGCACCATCCGCACCAACGCCGCCACCGTCACCGAGGCCGCCCAGGAGGCCGGGATCACCCTCCAGGGCCAGGACACCACCTCCGTGCCGCCGACCTCCTTCCCGCGCGACGGGCAGACCGTCACCGTCATGCGGATCACCGGCACGAGGGAGGTGCGCGAGGAGCAGATCGCCTTCGACACCGAGAAGACGAAGGACAGCACCCTGTTCAAGGGCACCCAGGTCGTGGTCCGGCAGGGGCAGTCCGGCGTCCGGAAGGTCACCTACGCGCTGCGGACCGTCAACGGCGTCAAGCAGAAGCCGAAGAAGATCTCCGAGGAGATCGTCCGCGAACCGGTCACCCAGCAGATCAAGGTCGGCACCAAGGCGCTGCCCGCCTCGGTCGGCGGCGCCGACCACCTCGACTGGGGCAGCCTCGCGCACTGCGAGTCCGGCGGGCGCCCCGGAGCCCTCGATCCGTCGGGCACCTACGGCGGGCTCTACCAGTTCGACGCGGGCACCTGGCACGCGCTCGGCGGCAGCGGGCGGCCCGAGCAGGCACCCGCGGGGGAGCAGACGTTCCGGGCGAAGAAGCTCTTCGTGAAGCGGGGGGCGAGCCCGTGGCCGCACTGCGGCCGTAGGCTGTATCGGTGA
- a CDS encoding TatD family hydrolase, with translation MSAAKSRPSPDHRPSTTGSARHLSVAPPLPEPLAVAVADSHTHLDMQDSTVEEALEKAAAVGVTTVVQVGCDVKGSQWAADIAEAYPNVHAAVALHPNEAPRIVHGDPDGWSRQGARGAGGDGALDEALAEIERLAALDWVKAVGETGLDDYRTGPEGRAAQERSFRAHIEIAKRRGKALVIHDREAHADVLRILREEGAPERTVFHCYSGDAEMAELCAKSGYFMSFAGNVTFKNAQPLRDALAVAPPELVLVETDAPFLTPAPYRGRPNAPYLIPVTVRAMAAVKGIAEETLAAAIADNTARAFDY, from the coding sequence ATGAGCGCCGCCAAGTCCCGCCCGTCGCCCGACCACCGCCCCTCAACGACGGGCTCCGCCCGGCACCTTTCTGTCGCGCCGCCGCTGCCCGAACCGCTCGCGGTGGCGGTGGCCGATTCCCACACCCACCTGGACATGCAGGACAGCACCGTCGAGGAGGCCCTGGAGAAGGCCGCCGCCGTCGGTGTCACCACTGTCGTCCAGGTGGGCTGTGACGTGAAGGGCTCCCAGTGGGCGGCCGACATCGCCGAGGCGTACCCGAACGTGCACGCCGCCGTCGCCCTGCACCCCAACGAAGCCCCCCGCATCGTGCACGGCGACCCCGACGGCTGGTCGCGGCAAGGCGCCCGCGGCGCCGGCGGCGACGGCGCGCTCGACGAGGCGCTCGCCGAGATCGAGCGGCTCGCGGCGCTCGACTGGGTGAAGGCCGTCGGCGAGACCGGCCTGGACGACTACCGCACCGGCCCCGAGGGCAGGGCCGCCCAGGAACGGTCCTTCCGGGCGCACATCGAGATCGCCAAGCGGCGGGGCAAGGCCCTCGTCATCCACGATCGCGAGGCGCACGCCGATGTGCTCCGCATTCTGCGGGAGGAAGGCGCCCCCGAACGTACCGTCTTCCACTGTTATTCAGGCGACGCGGAAATGGCCGAACTCTGCGCGAAATCCGGCTACTTCATGTCCTTCGCGGGAAACGTGACCTTCAAGAACGCCCAGCCGCTGCGCGACGCGCTCGCCGTCGCCCCGCCGGAACTCGTACTCGTCGAGACGGATGCGCCCTTCCTCACACCGGCGCCCTACCGCGGACGGCCCAATGCGCCGTATCTCATTCCGGTCACGGTACGGGCCATGGCGGCCGTCAAGGGGATCGCCGAAGAGACGCTGGCCGCGGCGATCGCGGACAACACCGCGCGCGCGTTTGATTACTGA
- a CDS encoding dolichyl-phosphate-mannose--protein mannosyltransferase, with protein MTSTAPPTLPGHDAGEEPPSWQLRMRRFGHAPRPRTGLRERLVPPFTQPSGQLWTVLGLSPVAAARIVRVSAWAGPLLVTLVAGLMRFWHLGAPHAVIFDETYYAKDAWALINHGYEGDWPKDIDKSILANPDLISVPTAPGYVVHPPVGKYLIGIGEKMFGFTPFGWRFMVAVLGTLSVLLLCRIGRRLFRSTFLGCLAGTLLAVDGLHFVMSRTALLDTVLMFFVVAAFGCLLVDRDRTRARLAAALPEGEDGELRPDAHIAATLRFGPRPWRIGAGLMLGLACGTKWNGLYILVFFCVMAVLWDAGARRTAGAVSPYRAVLRRDAFWAFLSTVPVAIATYMVSWTGWFVTDKGYGRHWADGRAGLSPDHIKLPVIGTINHLPQFDMSWVPAALRSFWHYETEVYSFHVGLTEGHTYQSNPWSWIVLGRPVSYYYESPNPGTGGCPSDAGGKCASEVLALGTPLLWWAACFAILYVLWRWLFRRDWRAGAIACGIAAGYLPWFMYQERTIFFFYAVVFVPFLCLAVAMMIGAIIGPPHMARGAAAPVEPGLAPGERRRAVGSIGAGVLVLLIIWNFIYFWPIFTGMPIPLDSWRSRMWLDTWV; from the coding sequence GTGACCAGTACTGCGCCACCGACCCTGCCGGGCCATGACGCCGGGGAAGAACCGCCCTCCTGGCAGCTGCGCATGCGCCGATTCGGCCATGCCCCGCGGCCGCGAACGGGGCTGCGCGAACGCCTCGTGCCGCCCTTCACCCAGCCCTCCGGCCAGCTCTGGACGGTGCTGGGGCTCTCCCCGGTGGCGGCGGCGCGCATCGTGCGCGTCTCGGCGTGGGCCGGGCCGCTCCTGGTGACACTGGTCGCCGGCCTCATGCGGTTCTGGCACCTGGGCGCGCCGCACGCGGTGATATTCGACGAGACGTACTACGCCAAGGACGCCTGGGCGCTCATCAACCACGGCTACGAGGGCGACTGGCCCAAGGACATCGACAAGTCGATCCTCGCCAACCCGGACCTCATCTCGGTGCCGACGGCGCCCGGCTACGTGGTGCATCCGCCGGTGGGCAAGTACCTCATCGGCATCGGCGAGAAGATGTTCGGCTTCACACCGTTCGGCTGGCGGTTCATGGTCGCGGTGCTCGGCACGCTGTCCGTTCTGCTGCTCTGCCGGATCGGGCGGCGCCTGTTCCGCTCGACGTTCCTGGGCTGTCTGGCGGGCACGCTCCTCGCGGTGGACGGGCTGCACTTCGTGATGAGCCGCACCGCGCTGCTCGACACCGTGCTGATGTTCTTCGTGGTCGCCGCCTTCGGCTGCCTCCTGGTCGACCGCGACCGCACCCGGGCCAGACTCGCGGCGGCGCTGCCCGAGGGCGAGGACGGCGAGCTGCGCCCCGACGCGCACATCGCCGCGACGCTCAGGTTCGGCCCGCGTCCCTGGCGGATCGGGGCCGGGCTCATGCTGGGCCTGGCCTGCGGCACCAAGTGGAACGGCCTCTACATCCTGGTCTTCTTCTGTGTCATGGCCGTGCTGTGGGACGCGGGCGCCCGGCGCACGGCGGGCGCGGTCTCCCCCTACCGGGCGGTCCTGCGCCGGGACGCGTTCTGGGCGTTCCTCTCGACGGTGCCGGTGGCCATCGCCACATACATGGTGTCGTGGACGGGCTGGTTCGTGACCGACAAGGGGTACGGGCGGCACTGGGCGGACGGCCGGGCGGGCCTGTCCCCCGACCACATCAAGCTGCCGGTCATCGGCACCATCAACCACCTGCCGCAATTCGACATGAGCTGGGTTCCGGCGGCGCTGCGCAGCTTCTGGCACTACGAGACCGAGGTCTACAGCTTCCACGTCGGCCTCACCGAGGGCCACACCTACCAGTCGAACCCGTGGAGCTGGATCGTCCTGGGCCGGCCCGTCTCGTACTACTACGAGAGCCCGAACCCCGGCACCGGCGGCTGCCCCTCGGACGCGGGCGGCAAGTGCGCCTCGGAGGTCCTCGCGCTCGGCACCCCGCTGCTTTGGTGGGCGGCCTGCTTCGCGATCCTCTACGTCCTGTGGCGCTGGCTCTTCCGGCGCGACTGGCGGGCCGGGGCGATCGCCTGCGGCATCGCGGCCGGGTACCTGCCCTGGTTCATGTACCAGGAGCGGACGATCTTCTTCTTCTACGCGGTCGTGTTCGTGCCGTTCCTGTGCCTGGCGGTGGCGATGATGATCGGCGCGATCATCGGGCCACCACATATGGCGCGCGGCGCAGCCGCTCCAGTGGAGCCGGGGCTCGCCCCCGGGGAAAGGCGGCGCGCGGTCGGGTCGATCGGGGCAGGCGTGCTCGTGCTGCTCATCATCTGGAACTTCATCTACTTCTGGCCGATCTTCACGGGCATGCCGATTCCGCTCGACTCCTGGCGGAGCCGGATGTGGCTGGACACGTGGGTGTGA
- a CDS encoding energy-coupling factor ABC transporter ATP-binding protein has translation MTAATPATAPSLDVSGLAFAYPDGHQALFGVDLTVARGERVALLGPNGAGKTTLVLHLNGILEGGAGSVTVAGLPVARKNLAEIRRRVGIVFQDPDDQLFMPTVREDVAFGPAASGMRGAQLEERVRSALAQVGMAEYADRPPHHLSFGQRRRVAVATVLAMSPEILVLDEPSSNLDPASRRELADILRGLDVTVLMVTHDLPYALELCERAVILSEGVIAADGATVDVLCDEALMRAHRLELPFGFDPASTRAVPLRGAGG, from the coding sequence GTGACTGCTGCGACCCCTGCGACCGCTCCCTCGCTCGACGTGTCGGGGCTCGCTTTCGCCTACCCCGATGGCCACCAGGCGCTGTTCGGCGTCGACCTGACCGTGGCGCGCGGCGAGCGGGTCGCGCTGCTCGGGCCCAACGGCGCGGGCAAGACCACGCTGGTGCTCCACCTCAACGGCATCCTCGAAGGCGGCGCCGGGTCGGTGACCGTCGCCGGCCTGCCCGTCGCCAGGAAGAACCTCGCCGAGATCCGGCGCCGGGTCGGCATCGTCTTCCAGGACCCCGACGACCAGCTCTTCATGCCGACCGTCCGCGAGGACGTCGCCTTCGGCCCGGCGGCGTCCGGGATGCGCGGGGCACAGCTTGAGGAACGGGTGCGGTCCGCGCTCGCGCAGGTGGGGATGGCCGAGTACGCGGACCGGCCACCGCACCACCTGTCCTTCGGGCAGCGGCGCCGGGTCGCCGTCGCGACGGTGCTCGCGATGTCGCCGGAGATCCTGGTCCTGGACGAACCCTCCTCCAACCTCGACCCGGCCTCGCGCCGCGAACTCGCCGACATTCTGCGGGGGTTGGATGTCACGGTGCTGATGGTCACGCACGACCTGCCGTACGCGCTGGAGCTGTGCGAGCGGGCGGTGATCCTCAGTGAGGGGGTCATCGCGGCGGACGGGGCGACGGTGGATGTGCTGTGCGACGAGGCGCTGATGCGCGCGCACCGCCTTGAACTGCCGTTCGGCTTCGACCCGGCGTCTACGCGTGCGGTTCCCCTGCGGGGTGCGGGCGGGTAA
- a CDS encoding SDR family NAD(P)-dependent oxidoreductase, translating into MTHPQTARFAGHAVLITGAGRGIGAATARRFAAEGAQVLVTDADLGRATATAADLKSALALRCDVSDRASVEAAVAYAVAEFGRLDILVNNAHSCHPDTPLLEDQGDEEWARDLDVSLTGAFRCARAALPFLAASGRGAIVSIGSVNGEQDFGNHAYSAAKAGLASLTRTLAGDAAPRGVRVNLVQPGTVRTPGWDGREAHLDRLARVYPLGRVGEPEDIAAAVAFLASADASWITGTTLRVDGGLLAVNTVFQQAVNDN; encoded by the coding sequence ATGACGCATCCGCAGACGGCACGCTTCGCAGGGCACGCGGTACTGATCACCGGCGCGGGGCGCGGCATCGGCGCCGCGACCGCCCGCAGATTCGCCGCCGAGGGCGCCCAAGTCCTCGTCACCGACGCGGACTTGGGGCGGGCGACCGCGACCGCCGCCGACTTGAAGAGCGCCCTCGCCCTGCGGTGCGACGTCTCCGACCGTGCCTCGGTCGAGGCCGCCGTCGCCTACGCCGTCGCAGAGTTCGGGCGGCTCGACATCCTGGTCAACAACGCCCATTCGTGCCACCCCGACACCCCGCTCCTGGAGGACCAGGGCGACGAGGAGTGGGCCCGCGACCTCGACGTCAGCCTCACCGGCGCGTTCCGCTGCGCCCGCGCCGCCCTTCCCTTCCTCGCCGCGTCCGGCCGGGGCGCGATCGTCAGCATCGGCTCGGTCAACGGTGAGCAGGACTTCGGCAACCACGCCTACAGCGCGGCCAAGGCGGGCCTCGCCTCGCTGACCCGTACGCTCGCCGGGGACGCGGCGCCGCGGGGCGTGCGGGTCAATCTGGTGCAGCCCGGCACGGTGCGCACGCCGGGCTGGGACGGCCGCGAGGCCCACCTCGACAGGCTGGCCCGTGTCTACCCGCTCGGCCGGGTCGGCGAGCCCGAGGACATCGCGGCAGCCGTCGCGTTCCTGGCCTCCGCGGACGCGTCCTGGATCACGGGTACGACGCTGCGGGTCGACGGAGGCCTGCTGGCGGTCAACACGGTCTTCCAACAGGCGGTCAACGACAACTGA
- a CDS encoding serine hydrolase domain-containing protein, with the protein MVVDVQGAVAPGYEPVRDAFVRNFEQRGERGAAVAVYRDGRKVVDLWAGTKNVDGAGANGGTAPWAVDTAQIVRSATKGVAAAVPLILHQRGRLDLDAPVSTYWPEFKAHGKERTLVRHLLSHRAGVPALDRPLTPAEAVDGESGPAAVAAQPPFWAPGTAHGYHAQTYSWLLGELVRRVTGRTIGRWVAEEIAGPLGLDFWLGVPDEEAHRVGRVGPVEAPEGGDGGLRLRPKRSVAEAYRDPQSLTRRAFGAIDPLPDENDPAYRAAELPASAGIATARALARFYAATLGEVDGGARLFAPATLTLARTEESSGPDRVLVVNTRFGLGYMLHGPASPLLAPGSFGHPGRGGSLGFADPESGVAFGYVTNGLQKGVTADPRAQALVRAVRSAL; encoded by the coding sequence ATCGTGGTTGACGTACAGGGCGCCGTGGCACCGGGGTACGAGCCGGTGAGGGACGCCTTCGTGCGGAACTTCGAGCAGCGCGGCGAACGCGGGGCGGCCGTGGCCGTCTACCGCGACGGGCGCAAGGTCGTCGACCTGTGGGCCGGTACGAAGAACGTAGACGGCGCTGGCGCCAACGGCGGCACCGCCCCCTGGGCGGTCGATACCGCCCAGATCGTGCGCTCGGCCACCAAGGGCGTGGCCGCCGCCGTGCCCCTGATCCTGCACCAGCGCGGTCGGCTCGACCTCGATGCCCCGGTGTCGACATATTGGCCCGAGTTCAAGGCCCACGGCAAGGAACGCACTCTGGTGCGGCACCTGCTGTCGCACCGGGCCGGCGTGCCCGCCCTGGACCGCCCGCTGACCCCCGCCGAGGCCGTCGACGGCGAGTCGGGCCCGGCGGCCGTCGCCGCGCAGCCCCCGTTCTGGGCGCCCGGCACCGCGCACGGCTACCACGCGCAGACCTACAGCTGGCTGCTGGGCGAGCTGGTCCGGCGCGTCACCGGGCGCACCATCGGCCGCTGGGTCGCCGAGGAGATAGCCGGGCCGCTCGGGCTGGACTTCTGGCTCGGGGTGCCGGATGAGGAGGCGCACCGGGTGGGCCGGGTCGGCCCGGTCGAGGCGCCCGAGGGCGGCGACGGCGGGCTGCGGCTGCGGCCCAAGCGGAGCGTCGCCGAGGCGTACCGGGATCCCCAGTCGCTGACCCGGCGTGCGTTCGGGGCGATCGATCCGCTGCCGGACGAGAACGACCCCGCCTATCGCGCCGCCGAACTACCCGCCTCCGCGGGCATCGCCACGGCCCGCGCGCTGGCCCGTTTCTACGCCGCAACGCTGGGTGAAGTGGACGGCGGGGCACGGCTGTTCGCGCCCGCGACGCTCACCCTGGCCCGCACCGAGGAGAGTTCGGGTCCCGACCGCGTCCTGGTCGTCAACACCCGCTTCGGACTCGGCTACATGCTGCACGGCCCCGCGTCGCCGCTGCTGGCCCCCGGCTCCTTCGGGCACCCCGGCCGCGGGGGCTCGCTCGGGTTCGCGGATCCCGAGTCGGGTGTCGCGTTCGGGTACGTGACCAACGGGCTCCAGAAGGGCGTCACCGCCGATCCCCGTGCCCAGGCCCTGGTGCGGGCGGTACGTTCGGCCCTATGA
- the rsmI gene encoding 16S rRNA (cytidine(1402)-2'-O)-methyltransferase → MVRVTGTLVLAGTPIGDTADAPPRLAAELERADVVAAEDTRRLRRLTQALGVHTQGRVVSYFEGNESARTPELVEALEGGARVLLVTDAGMPSVSDPGYRLVAACVEKDIKVTAVPGPSAVLTALALSGLPVDRFCFEGFLPRKAGERLGRLREVADERRTLVYFEAPHRLDDTLAAMAEVFGAERRAAVCRELTKTYEEVKRGPLKDLAQWAAEGVRGEITVVVEGAPETGPADLDAAELVRRVQVREEAGERRKEAIVAVAVETGLPKREVFDAVVAAKNAARQGPVDGKGLS, encoded by the coding sequence ATGGTTCGTGTGACCGGAACACTCGTACTCGCAGGCACCCCCATCGGCGACACCGCGGACGCCCCGCCCCGGCTCGCCGCCGAACTGGAACGGGCCGACGTCGTCGCCGCCGAGGACACCCGGCGCCTGCGCCGGCTCACCCAGGCCCTCGGCGTGCACACCCAGGGCCGGGTCGTGTCCTACTTCGAGGGCAACGAGTCGGCGCGCACGCCCGAACTCGTCGAAGCCCTGGAAGGCGGCGCCCGAGTGCTGCTCGTCACCGACGCGGGCATGCCGTCGGTCTCCGACCCCGGATACCGCCTGGTCGCGGCTTGCGTCGAGAAGGACATCAAGGTGACGGCCGTACCGGGCCCCTCCGCGGTGCTCACCGCGCTCGCCCTGTCCGGGCTTCCCGTCGACCGCTTCTGCTTCGAGGGATTCCTGCCCCGCAAGGCGGGCGAGCGGCTGGGGAGGCTGCGCGAGGTCGCCGACGAGCGGCGCACCCTTGTCTACTTCGAGGCCCCGCACCGCCTGGACGACACCCTCGCCGCGATGGCCGAGGTGTTCGGCGCCGAGCGCAGGGCCGCGGTGTGCCGGGAGCTGACCAAGACGTACGAGGAGGTCAAGCGCGGGCCGCTGAAGGACCTCGCGCAGTGGGCGGCGGAGGGGGTGCGGGGCGAGATCACCGTGGTGGTCGAGGGCGCGCCCGAGACCGGCCCGGCCGACCTCGACGCCGCCGAGCTGGTCAGACGCGTACAGGTCCGTGAGGAGGCGGGGGAGCGGCGCAAGGAGGCCATCGTGGCCGTCGCCGTCGAGACGGGTCTACCCAAGCGCGAGGTCTTCGACGCGGTGGTGGCGGCAAAGAATGCGGCACGTCAGGGCCCTGTGGACGGTAAAGGACTATCGTAA
- a CDS encoding penicillin-binding transpeptidase domain-containing protein: MRSGAKVAIVGGVFVVATGGVAYGGYALVGGGGDSKSGGTQTQGAPARTGPLSADEVKQASTGFLDAWAKGDAAGAAALTNNQSTAATALSGFRDEAHITNVTVTAGAPNGAVVPYTVKADVSFQGRTAPLSYASQLTVVRGESTHKPLVDWQPAVLYPQLKAGERLVTGAAQNPEIQAVDDQDRPLTKEQYPSLGPVLDALRAKYGAKVNGTAGIELQIQGNGTPARTLVTLQKGTPGKLKTTLDADVQAAAEKAVKGFGESSVVAIKPATGEIRAIADNRTDKFPASLQAAIAPGSTMKIITATMIMNNGVGGANEKAECPSTVAWEGYTFHNLDDFSLTDATLTRAFARSCNTAFIKPVKPLTAKGVAGTALGQTARDYYGLGQNNWKLGGVQSFDGSVPESSGVETAASYIGQGKVQMSPLDLASVAATVINGGFHQPILVPKDLDGRELATAQPLPGSVAAQLQQMMRAATVGEGTAVKAMSGVPGPKGAKTGSAEVDQQGKANSWFTGYGNGLAAAALVQSGGHGGDAAGPIVAQVLRAG, from the coding sequence ATGCGCAGTGGAGCGAAGGTCGCCATCGTCGGCGGAGTGTTCGTGGTGGCCACGGGCGGTGTCGCGTACGGGGGCTACGCGCTGGTGGGCGGTGGCGGTGACAGCAAGTCCGGTGGGACGCAGACACAAGGGGCGCCGGCCCGGACCGGGCCGCTGAGCGCGGACGAGGTCAAACAGGCGTCCACGGGCTTCCTGGACGCCTGGGCCAAGGGCGACGCGGCGGGGGCCGCCGCCCTGACCAACAACCAGTCGACAGCGGCCACCGCGCTGTCCGGCTTCCGCGACGAGGCGCACATCACCAACGTGACGGTCACCGCGGGCGCGCCGAACGGGGCGGTCGTGCCGTACACGGTGAAGGCCGACGTCTCCTTCCAGGGCAGGACGGCTCCGCTGTCGTACGCCTCACAACTGACCGTCGTACGGGGCGAGTCCACGCACAAGCCGCTCGTGGACTGGCAGCCTGCGGTGCTGTACCCGCAGCTGAAGGCGGGCGAACGGCTGGTGACGGGCGCGGCGCAGAACCCCGAGATCCAGGCCGTCGACGACCAGGACCGCCCGCTGACCAAGGAGCAGTACCCTTCGCTCGGCCCGGTCCTGGACGCGCTGCGCGCGAAGTACGGCGCCAAGGTGAACGGCACCGCGGGCATCGAGCTCCAGATCCAGGGCAACGGCACCCCGGCCCGCACGCTGGTCACCCTTCAAAAGGGCACCCCCGGCAAGCTGAAGACGACGCTGGACGCGGACGTGCAGGCGGCGGCGGAGAAGGCGGTCAAGGGCTTCGGCGAGTCGTCGGTGGTCGCCATCAAGCCGGCCACCGGCGAGATCCGGGCGATCGCGGACAACCGCACGGACAAGTTCCCGGCGTCGCTACAGGCCGCCATCGCGCCGGGCTCCACGATGAAGATCATCACCGCCACGATGATCATGAACAACGGCGTGGGCGGGGCGAACGAGAAGGCGGAATGCCCCTCGACCGTCGCGTGGGAGGGCTACACCTTCCACAACCTCGACGACTTCTCGCTCACGGACGCCACTCTCACCCGGGCCTTCGCCAGGTCCTGCAACACCGCGTTCATCAAGCCGGTCAAGCCGCTCACCGCGAAGGGCGTCGCCGGAACCGCACTCGGCCAGACGGCCCGCGACTACTACGGCCTCGGCCAGAACAACTGGAAGCTCGGCGGTGTGCAGTCCTTCGACGGCAGCGTGCCCGAGTCCTCCGGCGTGGAGACGGCCGCCTCCTACATCGGGCAGGGCAAGGTCCAGATGAGCCCGCTCGACCTGGCCTCCGTCGCCGCCACGGTGATCAACGGCGGCTTCCACCAGCCGATCCTCGTACCGAAGGACCTGGACGGGCGCGAACTGGCCACCGCCCAGCCGCTGCCCGGCTCCGTCGCCGCACAGCTCCAGCAGATGATGCGCGCGGCGACCGTCGGCGAGGGCACGGCCGTGAAGGCGATGTCCGGCGTCCCCGGCCCCAAGGGCGCCAAGACGGGCTCGGCGGAGGTCGACCAACAGGGCAAGGCCAACAGCTGGTTCACCGGCTACGGCAACGGGCTCGCCGCGGCCGCCCTCGTCCAGTCCGGCGGCCACGGCGGCGACGCGGCGGGCCCCATCGTGGCGCAGGTACTGCGCGCGGGGTAG
- the cbiQ gene encoding cobalt ECF transporter T component CbiQ, with protein sequence MGAGHSHRLYRHGHSPVHALPPHCKLAAVFLFVVVVVSTPREAMWAFALYAVLLALVAAAARIPAGYLLKRLLIEIPFVAFAVLMPFVVPGEQVRVLGLSLSESGLWGAWNVLAKGTLGVAASVILASTTELRALLLGLQRLKLPPLLVQIASFMIRYGDVITDEMRRMSIARRSRGFEARGVRSWGVLAKSAGALFIRSYERGERVHLAMVSRGYAGAMPVIDEVTATRAQWSQAVALPVTALAVCLLGWIL encoded by the coding sequence ATGGGAGCGGGGCATTCCCACCGGCTCTACCGGCACGGCCACTCGCCCGTCCACGCGCTGCCGCCGCACTGCAAGCTCGCCGCGGTCTTCCTCTTCGTGGTCGTCGTGGTGTCCACACCCCGCGAGGCGATGTGGGCCTTCGCGCTGTACGCCGTGCTGCTCGCCCTCGTGGCGGCCGCGGCCCGCATCCCGGCCGGCTATCTGCTGAAGCGGCTGCTCATCGAGATCCCGTTCGTGGCGTTCGCGGTGCTCATGCCGTTCGTGGTGCCCGGCGAGCAGGTGCGTGTGCTCGGCCTGTCGCTCAGCGAGAGCGGGCTGTGGGGCGCCTGGAACGTCCTGGCCAAGGGAACCCTCGGGGTGGCCGCCTCCGTGATCCTCGCCTCCACCACCGAACTCCGCGCCCTGCTGCTCGGCCTGCAACGCCTCAAACTGCCGCCGCTCCTCGTCCAGATCGCGTCCTTCATGATCCGGTACGGGGACGTGATCACCGACGAGATGCGGCGGATGTCCATCGCCCGCCGCTCGCGCGGTTTCGAGGCGCGGGGCGTGCGCTCCTGGGGCGTCCTCGCCAAATCGGCGGGCGCGCTCTTCATCCGCTCCTACGAACGCGGCGAACGCGTCCATCTCGCGATGGTCAGCCGCGGCTACGCCGGGGCCATGCCGGTGATCGACGAGGTGACGGCGACCCGCGCCCAGTGGTCGCAGGCCGTCGCCCTCCCCGTGACGGCGCTCGCCGTCTGTCTGCTTGGGTGGATCCTGTGA